One Cicer arietinum cultivar CDC Frontier isolate Library 1 chromosome 8, Cicar.CDCFrontier_v2.0, whole genome shotgun sequence DNA segment encodes these proteins:
- the LOC101498563 gene encoding pterin-4-alpha-carbinolamine dehydratase 2, mitochondrial, translating into MRRVNAMNRILLLIRHPLSVSKPTLLPLPFFLQSNRTRLIMDSNNIQNNQLPVSSLTTTFCTSHKDLSKKTCVPCNSKDLQPMTEDAARTLIPQVSEWNLVNEGGSLKLSRSWKVKSFNKGLEFFRLIADLAEAEGHHPDLHLVGWNNVTIEIWTHSAGGLTENDFILAAKINELNVHSLLRRKASD; encoded by the exons ATGCGCAGAGTGAATGCAATGAATCGGATTCTTCTTCTCATTCGCCACCCTCTCTCTGTTTCCAAACCCACTCTTCTTCCATTACCATTCTTTCTCCAATCCAATCGAACACG ATTAATAATGGATTCTAATAATATACAAAACAATCAACTCCCAGTTTCGTCACTTACCACCACATTTTGCACTTCCCACAAAG ATCTATCAAAGAAGACTTGTGTACCGTGTAATTCGAAGGATTTGCAACCCATGACAGAGGATGCAGCTCGTACTCTTATTCCACAG GTTTCGGAGTGGAATTTGGTAAACGAAGGTGGTTCTTTGAAACTGAGCAGGTCATGGAAAGTTAAGTCTTTTAACAAAGGATTGGAGTTTTTCAGATTAATAGCTGATCTTGCTGAAGCTGAAG GTCATCATCCTGATCTTCACCTTGTTGGCTGGAATAATGTTACTATAGAGATTTGGACTCATTCTGCTG GTGGGCTGACAGAGAATGACTTCATACTTGCTGCTAAGATCAATGAGCTTAATGTGCATAGCTTACTAAGAAGGAAAGCTTCTGACTGA
- the LOC101498899 gene encoding cation/H(+) antiporter 15-like, with translation MGGGGPIPPCYQMSVVNPSRIWQTDNVLKKELPILAFQIVFVVLLSRLFFFIYKPLHQPRIISQISAGFLLTPPFLGRYTSIFQFIFPVNGVFNIEVLAHIGIIYYAFLSGLEMNLNTILHVKKKAASIAVAGIIFPMIMGPALYTLHRKTYGKGDGSEIEESTMNAYLLWTLVLTVTGFPVIAHTLSELKLLYTGLGKAALTAAMISDTYAWILFTLFVPFSINGTKAIYSVVSTIIFVFICISVVRPIIVKIIDRKTERDEWDDGQFLYVVMGLLVFSHITDVLGTHAIVGAFVYGLILPHGRFADMVASISDDFGGGFLAPLFFSGNGMKLMVTTIFYQDNWLATIIIIILLCVPKILSTLFATFFFGMRTRDGFSLGLILNTKGAIALIMLNIAWDRSIVSVPTYVVLTSAVLLMTIVVSPVINAIYKPRKRFEQNKLKTIQKLRVDAELRILACVHNSRQAVGIISLIESFNATRLSPIHVFALYLVELTGRAAALVAAHMEKPSGQPGMQNLTKSQVELENINDTFDSFGEAYDAVRVQTLNVVSAYATIHEDIYNSANEKRTSLVLLPFHKQLSSEGALETTNVVYRDINLNVMNSAPCSVGVFVDRDLGSLPKLNFRIRMIFVGGPDDREALAVAWRMSGHPGIRLSVVRILLFDEATEIDTSFHAEAQGILSAVMDSEKQKELDDEYVNSFRLTAVNNDDSISYSEVDVHSGEDIPTVLNELDKFGCDLYIVGQGNCRNLRVFSNLLEWCDCSELGVIGDILASNNFGSRSSVLVVQQYGYGGMILGKQSNQVTTNNDAFEVLI, from the exons ATGGGGGGTGGTGGTCCAATTCCTCCATGTTATCAGATGTCTGTGGTTAATCCCAGTCGCATATGGCAAACTGATAATGTTCTAAAAAAGGAGCTCCCAATTCTTGCCTTCCAAATTGTCTTTGTCGTTTTGTTGTCTCGTCTTTTCTTCTTTATCTATAAACCGCTCCATCAACCTCGTATCATTTCACAGATCTCT GCTGGTTTTCTACTAACTCCACCCTTCCTGGGGAGATACACATCAATTTTCCAGTTCATTTTTCCTGTAAATGGTGTATTCAACATTGAAGTTCTAGCACACATTGGAATCATCTACTACGCATTCCTCAGTGGTCTAGAGATGAATTTGAACACCATTTTACATGTTAAAAAGAAAGCTGCAAGCATTGCGGTTGCCGGAATCATTTTTCCAATGATAATGGGACCAGCGTTATACACTTTACATAGAAAAACTTATGGCAAGGGTGATGGATCAGAAATTGAAGAAAGTACAATGAATGCTTATTTATTATGGACTTTAGTTCTCACTGTGACAGGTTTTCCGGTTATAGCTCACACACTTTCTGAGCTTAAACTTCTTTATACTGGTCTTGGGAAGGCTGCATTAACAGCAGCTATGATAAGTGACACATATGCTTGGATTTTATTCACATTATTTGTTCCATTTTCAATTAATGGTACAAAAGCAATATATTCAGTGGTAAGCACCataatatttgttttcattTGCATCTCAGTGGTTCGTCCTATCATTGTAAAGATCATTGATAGAAAGACAGAAAGGGATGAGTGGGATGATGGCCAATTTCTCTATGTGGTGATGGGGCTTTTGGTTTTTTCACACATAACAGATGTTCTTGGTACACATGCCATTGTTGGAGCTTTTGTGTACGGTTTGATTTTACCTCATGGTCGATTTGCTGACATGGTAGCGTCTATCTCAGATGATTTTGGTGGCGGCTTTCTAGCACCGC TCTTCTTTAGTGGCAATGGAATGAAACTCATGGTGACCACCATTTTCTACCAGGACAATTGGCTCGCCACaattatcattataatcttGTTGTGTGTTCCAAAGATTTTAAGCACTTTGTTTGCCACTTTCTTTTTTGGCATGCGTACTCGAGATGGTTTTTCTCTAGGATTGATTTTGAATACCAAGGGTGCCATTGCATTGATAATGCTCAACATTGCTTGGGACAGATCG ATTGTTTCTGTACCAACCTATGTTGTTTTAACATCTGCAGTCCTTCTAATGACTATAGTGGTTTCTCCTGTCATCAATGCCATATACAAGCCCAGAAAGAGGTTTGAGCAGAACAAGCTAAAGACTATACAGAAGCTAAGAGTTGATGCAGAGCTAAGAATTCTAGCATGTGTTCACAATTCTCGTCAGGCCGTGGGAATTATCAGCCTTATCGAGTCTTTCAATGCCACTAGACTTTCCCCTATACATGTTTTTGCACTTTACCTTGTCGAACTCACAGGGCGTGCTGCTGCACTTGTTGCTGCTCATATGGAGAAGCCTAGTGGCCAGCCTGGAATGCAAAATCTTACAAAATCTCAGGTCGAACTAGAAAACATTAATGATACCTTTGATTCCTTTGGAGAGGCATATGATGCTGTCAGAGTGCAAACCTTAAATGTCGTGTCAGCCTATGCAACCATACACGAGGACATATACAACTCGGCTAATGAAAAACGCACGAGCTTGGTTCTCCTTCCATTCCACAAACAACTAAGTTCAGAAGGTGCACTCGAAACAACCAATGTTGTGTACAGAGATATAAATCTGAATGTGATGAATAGTGCACCTTGCTCTGTGGGAGTCTTTGTTGATCGTGATCTCGGGTCATTACCAAAATTGAACTTTCGTATTCGTATGATCTTTGTTGGAGGGCCTGACGATCGTGAAGCTTTAGCTGTTGCATGGAGAATGTCAGGGCATCCGGGAATTCGATTATCAGTGGTTCGGATACTTCTGTTTGATGAAGCTACAGAAATAGATACCTCATTTCATGCTGAAGCACAAGGCATATTATCTGCTGTCATGGATAGTGAGAAGCAGAAGGAGTTAGATGACGAGTATGTGAACTCGTTTAGACTCACGGCGGTGAACAATGATGATTCTATATCCTATTCAGAGGTTGATGTTCATTCAGGTGAAGATATTCCCACAGTCCTCAATGAGCTAGACAAATTTGGCTGTGATTTATACATAGTTGGACAAGGAAATTGTAGGAACCTTAGGGTGTTCTCAAATTTATTGGAATGGTGCGATTGTTCAGAACTTGGAGTTATAGGAGATATTTTGGCATCAAACAATTTTGGTTCACGCTCTTCAGTGCTAGTTGTGCAACAATATGGCTATGGAGGAATGATATTAGGAAAGCAATCCAACCAAGTGACCACTAACAACGATGCTTTTGAGGTGCTTATCTGA
- the LOC101499225 gene encoding ATP-dependent DNA helicase DDM1: protein MEVKNKEKNDDPTVESPTSVLEEELEEVVVADDGVVSKSMAEEEEKLLKARVEEEKEQCEEAPNLNDTQFNKLDELLTQTKLYSEFLLEKMDDITLTAGEQEKQDEEESQPVAKKNGRGSKRKAASQCNTRKAKRAVEAMITRSKENVKTEDVNLSEEEKTEKEQKELMPLLTGGKLKSYQLKGVKWLISLWQNGLNGILADQMGLGKTIQTIGFLSHLIAKGLNGPYMIISPLSTLSNWMNEISRFAPSLPAIIYHGNKQQRDDIRRNHMPRTVGPKFPIVITSYEIAMNDAKKCFRSYNWKYLVVDEGHRLKNSKCKLVKELKYIKVENKLLLTGTPLQNNLAELWSLLNFILPDIFSSLEEFESWFNLSGKSCNGATMEELEEKRRAQVVAKLHAILRPFLLRRMKSDVELMLPRKKEIIVYANMTEHQKSLQEHLINETLGKYLNDKLSIGRSVTKLNNLVLQLRKVCNHPDLLESAFDRSYFYPPVNEIIEQCGKFHLLNRLLERLFARNHKVLIFSQWTRVLDIMDYYFSEKGFEVCRIDGSVKLEDRKRQIQDFNDTNSNCRIFLLSTRAGGLGINLTAADTCILYDSDWNPQMDLQAMDRCHRIGQTKPVHVYRLATAQSVEGRMLKRAFSKLKLEHVVIEKGQFHQERTKPAIVDEMEEEDVLALLRDEETAEDKMIQKDISDEDLEKILDRSDLVINGSGDDKAPASTFPLKGPGWEVVIPTATGGMLSTLNS from the exons ATGGAAGTGAAGAACAAAGAGAAGAACGACGATCCTACAGTTGAATCACCAACTTCGGTACTAGAAGAAGAG TTGGAAGAGGTGGTTGTTGCCGATGATGGTGTTGTATCGAAATCAATGGCAGAGGAGGAAGAGAAGTTACTTAAAGCTCGTGTTGAGGAAGAGAAGGAACAGTGTGAAGAAGCGCCTAATCTTAACGACACACAGTTTAACAAGTTAGATGAACTTTTAACACAAACGAAACTGTACTCTGAGTTTCTTCTTGAGAAAATGGATGATATCACATTG ACTGCGGGTGAACAAGAGAAACAGGATGAAGAAGAGAGCCAACCAGTTGCAAAAAAGAACGGCCGAGGATCAAAAAGAAAGGCAGCTTCACAATGCAATACT AGGAAAGCCAAAAGGGCAGTTGAAGCCATGATTACAAGATCTAAAGAAAACGTGAAGACTGAAGATGTGAATTTGAGTGAGGAAGAAAAAACTGAGAAAGAGCAGAAGGAGCTTATGCCTTTACTAACTGGTGGGAAATTGAAGTCTTATCAACTGAAGGGTGTAAAGTGGTTGATTTCCTTGTGGCAAAATGGATTGAATGGGATTCTTGCTGATCAAATGGGTCTTGGGAAGACGATCCAAACGATTGGGTTTCTTTCTCATCTGATAGCAAAAGGTTTGAATGGTCCATATATGATAATTTCTCCACTATCAACCCTCTCCAATTGGATGAATGAGATTTCTAG GTTTGCACCATCACTCCCTGCTATTATCTACCATGGTAACAAACAACAGAGAGATGACATCAGAAGGAATCATATGCCTAGAACAGTTGGCCCAAAATTTCCAATTGTAATAACTTCTTATGAGATTGCGATGAATGATGCTAAGAAATGCTTCAGGTCATACAATTGGAAATATCTTGTTGTTGACGAG GGACACAGGCTCAAAAACTCAAAATGCAAATTAGTGAAggaattgaaatacattaaagttGAAAATAAGCTTCTTTTGACTGGGACGCCGCTTCAGAATAACTTGGCAGAGCTATGGTCATTGTTGAACTTCATCTTACCTGATATATTCTCATCCCTTGAAGAGTTTGAGTCATG GTTTAATCTGTCAGGAAAGTCTTGTAATGGAGCAACCATGGAGGAATTAGAAGAGAAAAGAAGAGCCCAA GTAGTAGCAAAGCTTCATGCAATTCTTAGGCCATTTCTTTTGCGTAGAATGAAGTCTGATGTTGAGCTAATGTTGCCACGGAAAAAAGAGATCATTGTATATGCTAACATGACCGAGCATCAGAAGAGCTTGCAGGAACATTTAATTAATGAGACACTAGGGAAATATTTGAATGACAAACTTTCAATTG GACGCTCTGTGACAAAGCTCAATAATTTGGTTCTTCAACTTAGGAAAGTCTGTAACCATCCTGACCTCCTAGAATCAGCTTTTGATCGTTCAT ATTTTTATCCTCCTGTGAATGAGATCATTGAACAATGTGGAAAATTCCATTTGCTCAACCGATTGTTGGAACGGCTATTTGCACGAAATCACAAA GTTCTGATCTTCAGTCAGTGGACTAGAGTGTTGGATATAATGGATTATTATTTCAGTGAAAAAGGCTTTGAAGTTTGCAGGATTGATGGTTCAGTGAAACTGGAGGATAGGAAACGGCAG ATCCAGGACTTCAATGATACAAACAGCAATTGCCGAATCTTCCTTCTTTCTACTAGGGCTGGTGGATTGGGAATTAACCTCACTGCAGCTGACACTTGCATTCTTTATGACAGTGACTGG AATCCTCAAATGGATTTACAGGCCATGGATAGATGTCATAGAATCGGTCAAACAAAGCCTGTTCATGTTTACAGGCTCGCAACTGCTCAATCAGTAGAG GGTCGAATGTTAAAAAGAGCTTTCAGCAAGTTGAAGCTTGAGCATGTGGTGATAGAGAAAGGACAGTTTCATCAAGAGCGTACAAAGCCTGCCATTGTGGATGAGATGGAG GAAGAGGATGTTTTGGCCTTGCTTCGAGATGAAGAAACAGCTGAGGACAAAATGATACAAAAAGATATTAGTGATGAAGACCTGGAGAAGATATTGGATCGCAGTGATCTTGTTATCAATGGTTCCGGCGATGATAAAGCTCCAGCTAGTACCTTTCCCCTTAAAGGGCCTGGTTGGGAGGTGGTAATTCCAACTGCAACTGGGGGCATGCTTTCCACTCTTAacagttaa